A genomic region of Veillonellales bacterium contains the following coding sequences:
- a CDS encoding folylpolyglutamate synthase/dihydrofolate synthase family protein — translation MTYEQSLEYLAGLSKFGIQLGLSRIEKLLEFMHHPERRFKTVHVTGTNGKGSTTAMIRGILTASGIKTGMYTSPHLVDYTERMSIDGESVSRQVFGETIGYTSRFVNQMAAEGWEHPTEFEVLTAAAFYYFAAAGVEYAVIEVGLGGLLDSTNVILPEAAVITNVTLEHTDRCGSTIEEIARHKAGIIKPGVPVITAARGAALKVIDCTAREKDAALYVLGRDFYGQFEGSADYRQKITIQTGRFGFLGAFSLNLLGRHQVENCAVAIMTAMLLAGKDSRIDVAAIREGLARVRWPGRFEIVSRQPLIVVDGAHNPDGARTLRESLDEFFPQRQVTFLLGILQDKDIAGIVKNLIRPQDQAVVVAPLSERAGDPAKVAEKIVARHVETASSIAAGIKRVKVLSGDQGLICMAGSLYLIGTARQLIGG, via the coding sequence ATGACCTATGAACAATCATTGGAGTACTTGGCCGGTCTGAGTAAATTCGGCATTCAATTAGGATTGAGCCGGATTGAAAAGCTGCTTGAATTTATGCATCATCCCGAACGACGGTTTAAAACAGTACATGTGACGGGAACAAACGGCAAGGGCTCAACGACGGCGATGATCCGAGGAATCCTGACAGCCAGCGGCATTAAGACAGGAATGTATACTTCGCCCCATTTGGTCGATTACACCGAACGGATGAGCATTGACGGTGAATCCGTTTCCCGCCAGGTTTTTGGCGAGACGATCGGTTATACCAGCCGGTTTGTGAATCAAATGGCGGCGGAAGGCTGGGAGCATCCCACGGAGTTTGAGGTGCTGACGGCCGCCGCATTTTATTATTTCGCGGCAGCCGGCGTGGAATATGCGGTGATCGAAGTGGGCCTGGGAGGTTTGCTGGATTCTACGAATGTGATTTTGCCGGAAGCTGCCGTAATCACCAATGTTACCTTGGAGCATACAGATCGCTGCGGCAGTACGATTGAAGAAATTGCCCGCCATAAAGCAGGCATTATCAAACCGGGGGTACCGGTAATTACCGCTGCCAGGGGAGCGGCTCTTAAGGTAATCGACTGTACTGCCAGGGAAAAGGATGCGGCTTTGTATGTTTTAGGCCGGGATTTTTACGGCCAATTTGAAGGCTCGGCTGATTACAGACAGAAAATTACCATTCAGACGGGCCGATTCGGCTTTCTTGGCGCTTTTTCTCTGAATTTGCTGGGCCGCCATCAGGTGGAAAATTGTGCCGTGGCGATTATGACCGCCATGCTGCTTGCCGGGAAGGACAGCCGGATCGATGTTGCTGCTATACGGGAGGGGCTTGCCCGGGTACGGTGGCCGGGCCGGTTTGAAATTGTTTCCCGTCAGCCGCTGATTGTGGTTGACGGCGCTCATAATCCGGACGGAGCCAGGACCTTGCGGGAAAGTTTGGATGAATTCTTTCCTCAGCGGCAAGTCACTTTTTTGCTGGGAATTTTGCAGGATAAGGATATCGCCGGTATTGTCAAAAATTTAATCCGGCCTCAGGATCAGGCAGTCGTCGTGGCACCGCTGTCGGAGCGGGCCGGTGATCCGGCAAAAGTTGCTGAAAAAATTGTCGCCCGTCATGTGGAAACAGCTTCTTCCATTGCAGCCGGAATAAAGCGGGTTAAAGTCCTTTCCGGCGATCAGGGCCTGATCTGCATGGCCGGCTCCCTGTATTTAATTGGCACCGCCCGGCAGCTCATCGGCGGGTAG
- a CDS encoding [Fe-Fe] hydrogenase large subunit C-terminal domain-containing protein, producing the protein MNEYFHSVRLIADRCKGCVICAKRCPMEAIRIRGGKAQITESRCIDCGECIRRCPNHAKTVVTDDLKNLADYRFNIALPAPTLYAQFGITTRIDEILFGLTQLGFDKVFEVARGAEIVSLAIKDYLKRPGIKRPVISSACPAVVRLIQIKFPELIDYLVPIDAPVEVAARVMRAKASREQNLNPEDIGIWFITPCPAKMTSVKQPLGSEKSNITGAIGISRIYGELFKLLQGGLTADTRRHSSWIGVNWAVAGGESSAVGMENMNRLVVHGIHSVSDVLEQIALGRLNGIDYVETLACAGGCIGGPLTVQNRFVAEYNLQQRARKMQQEDIAIGRKPLQEYKESELGVNERRAIEPRPIMRLDEDICKAMYKVEVMEKMLQQLPGLDCGSCGSPTCKALAEDIAQGVASETDCVFKLRERVRDLAQEMKALAEKMPPSLDKDSS; encoded by the coding sequence ATGAATGAGTATTTTCACTCAGTGCGATTGATTGCCGATCGCTGCAAAGGCTGTGTTATTTGTGCGAAACGTTGTCCCATGGAAGCCATCCGCATTCGGGGCGGTAAAGCACAGATTACTGAATCCCGCTGTATTGACTGCGGAGAATGCATCCGCCGCTGTCCCAATCATGCCAAAACAGTGGTCACCGATGATCTGAAAAATTTAGCGGATTATCGTTTCAACATTGCGCTGCCGGCGCCAACTCTCTATGCTCAATTCGGGATAACTACCCGGATTGATGAAATCTTATTCGGCTTGACTCAGCTGGGCTTTGATAAAGTGTTTGAAGTGGCCCGGGGAGCGGAAATTGTATCCCTGGCTATTAAGGACTATCTAAAACGGCCGGGAATAAAGCGGCCGGTTATTTCTTCCGCTTGTCCGGCGGTGGTGCGGTTGATACAGATTAAATTTCCCGAGCTGATCGATTACCTGGTGCCGATTGATGCTCCGGTTGAAGTTGCGGCGAGGGTGATGCGGGCCAAAGCCAGCCGGGAGCAGAATCTCAATCCGGAAGACATCGGTATTTGGTTTATTACGCCTTGCCCGGCGAAGATGACGTCAGTAAAGCAGCCCTTGGGGTCGGAAAAATCCAATATTACCGGCGCTATCGGAATTTCCCGAATTTATGGCGAATTGTTTAAATTGCTGCAGGGCGGGTTGACTGCCGATACACGCCGCCATTCATCCTGGATTGGCGTGAACTGGGCGGTAGCCGGCGGGGAAAGCAGTGCTGTGGGCATGGAAAATATGAACAGGCTGGTGGTTCATGGTATTCATAGTGTCAGTGATGTGTTAGAGCAAATAGCCCTGGGAAGACTAAACGGTATTGATTATGTGGAGACATTAGCCTGTGCCGGCGGGTGTATTGGCGGACCATTAACGGTTCAGAACCGGTTTGTGGCCGAATACAATCTGCAGCAGCGAGCCAGGAAAATGCAGCAGGAAGATATTGCTATAGGCAGGAAGCCGCTGCAGGAGTATAAAGAATCCGAGTTAGGCGTCAATGAGCGGCGGGCGATTGAGCCCCGGCCGATTATGCGGCTGGATGAGGATATATGCAAGGCAATGTATAAAGTGGAAGTTATGGAAAAAATGCTGCAGCAGCTGCCGGGCCTGGATTGCGGCTCCTGCGGTTCACCGACTTGCAAGGCATTGGCAGAGGATATTGCCCAGGGTGTTGCCAGTGAAACAGATTGTGTCTTTAAACTCCGGGAGAGGGTACGGGATCTGGCTCAGGAGATGAAAGCACTGGCAGAAAAAATGCCCCCTTCCTTGGATAAAGATTCTTCCTAA
- a CDS encoding DRTGG domain-containing protein: protein MTVQEIVSRLGLKIVAGSSGLEQNITGGYGADLLSNAMGQAKSGSVWVTMQGHQNVVAVASLVGMAAVIIAGAAPVEPQAVEKARQEGVVLLTTPLPAFEVIGRLYGLGITGQ from the coding sequence ATGACAGTACAAGAGATTGTATCCCGCCTGGGATTGAAGATCGTTGCCGGCAGCAGCGGGCTGGAGCAGAACATTACCGGCGGCTATGGGGCCGACCTTCTCAGCAATGCGATGGGGCAGGCGAAAAGCGGCTCTGTCTGGGTAACGATGCAGGGACATCAAAATGTGGTGGCAGTGGCGTCTTTAGTGGGAATGGCAGCGGTCATTATTGCCGGTGCCGCACCGGTAGAGCCCCAGGCTGTGGAAAAGGCCAGGCAGGAAGGAGTTGTGCTGCTGACAACGCCTCTCCCGGCCTTCGAGGTCATCGGACGATTGTACGGGCTGGGAATTACCGGACAATGA
- a CDS encoding O-antigen ligase family protein has translation MKIIYQSLQARYDLDYLIEYCILAVTFFLPISLTITSAFLAAGTLLWVGKMVLLRRMNLKRTPFDKIIILLVLLSAASILGSPDWKFSLYNYSHLMGRYLLLYYFVINNIHSMEQVKRLILVLLGAAAAITVYGFYQYLFGAAASAGEWVDTEQFPDLKFRVFSTLENPNLLAGFLVTMMSLAAGIGCTAAQWRKKLLWFGLVMLFGVCLALTYCRGAWISLLATVIVYGILYNRKIFWLLLFIPLLAFTVHDVFLERLVSILNPTDTSATLRFALWESTLAMIRDHPLFGIGWGAYWLVYPQYDFFINDASTKIVHAHNMYLNIAAEIGIPGFLAFLTILFGHVRRALTILAATADRWTAGIMLGILSSVAGLLVSGFTDYVMFNIQMSMLFWLLNALVVIVWQRTYMCGINTKFVKRL, from the coding sequence GTGAAAATAATCTATCAGTCGCTTCAAGCCCGATACGATCTTGATTATTTAATTGAGTACTGCATTTTGGCGGTGACCTTTTTTTTACCAATATCTCTTACTATAACCAGCGCTTTTTTAGCTGCCGGGACACTGCTCTGGGTGGGGAAAATGGTCCTATTGCGCCGGATGAATTTGAAGCGGACTCCTTTTGATAAGATCATTATTCTGCTGGTGCTTTTATCAGCGGCATCTATTTTGGGATCGCCGGACTGGAAATTCAGCCTTTATAATTATTCGCATCTTATGGGACGCTACCTATTGCTTTATTACTTCGTGATTAATAATATTCATTCTATGGAGCAGGTAAAGCGGTTGATCCTGGTGCTGTTAGGAGCTGCCGCCGCAATAACTGTCTATGGATTTTATCAATATTTATTTGGGGCTGCTGCATCCGCCGGAGAATGGGTGGATACTGAACAGTTTCCCGATTTAAAATTCCGGGTGTTTTCTACCCTGGAGAATCCCAATTTGCTGGCAGGCTTTCTGGTTACCATGATGTCTTTGGCGGCGGGGATAGGCTGCACTGCGGCTCAATGGCGAAAAAAGTTGCTGTGGTTTGGTCTCGTTATGCTGTTTGGCGTTTGCCTGGCACTTACTTATTGCCGCGGAGCTTGGATCAGTCTTTTAGCAACGGTTATTGTTTACGGCATTCTGTATAATCGAAAAATTTTTTGGCTGCTGCTGTTTATTCCGCTCCTGGCTTTTACGGTTCATGATGTTTTTCTCGAGCGGCTGGTTTCAATTTTAAATCCCACGGATACATCAGCTACTTTACGCTTCGCTTTATGGGAAAGTACTCTGGCCATGATTCGGGATCATCCTTTATTTGGTATCGGCTGGGGAGCCTACTGGCTTGTATATCCCCAATATGATTTTTTTATCAATGATGCATCAACAAAAATCGTACATGCTCACAATATGTACCTGAATATTGCCGCTGAAATCGGCATTCCCGGTTTTCTTGCCTTTTTGACCATTTTGTTCGGTCATGTCCGCCGGGCTCTGACTATTTTGGCTGCTACCGCCGATCGCTGGACCGCCGGTATCATGCTGGGAATTTTGTCGTCCGTAGCCGGATTATTGGTAAGCGGGTTTACCGATTACGTCATGTTCAATATTCAAATGTCCATGCTGTTTTGGCTGTTGAATGCTTTGGTGGTTATAGTTTGGCAAAGAACATACATGTGTGGGATCAACACGAAATTTGTAAAGAGATTATAA
- a CDS encoding DRTGG domain-containing protein encodes MKLADVQKILEAEVLCGSEWLNREIFAVCGADLLSDVLAFTQEKTLLLTALTHIQVIRTADMSDLIGIVFVWGKRPKPELIAMARIKDIPLLASPFPMYEACGRLYQSGLKGADNG; translated from the coding sequence ATGAAACTGGCGGATGTGCAGAAAATTTTGGAAGCTGAGGTGTTATGCGGTTCAGAATGGCTCAACCGGGAAATCTTCGCAGTGTGCGGCGCTGATTTACTGAGTGACGTATTGGCTTTTACGCAAGAAAAAACTTTGTTATTAACCGCTTTAACTCATATCCAGGTCATTCGTACAGCAGATATGAGTGATTTGATCGGCATTGTTTTTGTGTGGGGAAAACGACCGAAGCCGGAGCTCATTGCTATGGCGAGGATCAAAGATATTCCTTTGCTGGCTTCGCCGTTTCCCATGTATGAGGCATGCGGGCGACTTTATCAAAGCGGTTTGAAAGGTGCTGATAATGGTTGA